One Nocardioides aromaticivorans genomic window carries:
- a CDS encoding flavin reductase family protein, with protein MDPLTLRSTFGRFATGVTVITCRTPDGAHHGATVTAFTPISLDPPLVQVALTRKSKAAAYLDGASFAVNVLAADQVDVAMHFAGRPGSDPLPWREGSLAPTLGGTAATLVCRAHRTDDGGDHLLFLGEVAEVVTTDRRPLLFHDSAFHQIGDRSSDVVWLGCQDDPHTGWFDATTSFAAPLRSGPSYFIPRDTHY; from the coding sequence CGACCGGCGTCACCGTCATCACCTGCCGTACGCCGGACGGCGCGCACCACGGCGCGACGGTCACCGCGTTCACGCCGATCTCCCTCGACCCGCCGCTGGTGCAGGTCGCGCTGACCCGGAAGTCGAAGGCCGCCGCCTACCTCGACGGCGCGTCCTTCGCGGTCAACGTGCTGGCCGCCGACCAGGTCGACGTCGCGATGCACTTCGCCGGCCGGCCCGGCAGCGACCCGCTCCCGTGGCGCGAGGGCAGCCTGGCCCCCACCCTCGGCGGCACGGCCGCGACCCTGGTCTGCCGCGCCCACCGCACCGACGACGGCGGCGACCACCTGCTGTTCCTCGGCGAGGTGGCGGAGGTCGTCACCACCGACCGGCGACCGCTGCTCTTCCACGACAGCGCCTTCCACCAGATCGGCGACCGCTCGTCCGACGTCGTCTGGCTCGGCTGCCAGGACGACCCCCACACCGGCTGGTTCGACGCCACGACCAGCTTCGCCGCCCCGCTCCGCAGCGGGCCGTCGTACTTCATCCCGCGAGACACCCACTACTGA